The following proteins are encoded in a genomic region of Diadema setosum chromosome 10, eeDiaSeto1, whole genome shotgun sequence:
- the LOC140233921 gene encoding allatostatin-A receptor-like, translating into MATLDAFGIFVILLATPCGLFAQNSTFEIETAMTPEVDDAAQNSTDTLQETLGTTLLQRTTFVADFQTEILSMGADSAHSSYTPGEGQVDTTRYDNIKAQRSRETNTTPYILADWVWQPITWSLRLGIQASLSVLGISGNALVMAVLLRRGVERSSADTLVGNLAAADFFTSVFIFPVPVAILVPKTATAEMYCRFVFTSFFLWVSIMSSIFTLTAASMERYAAVVHPIQWNRYKRRHHVILSLVLIWFAAAIVPIDLLLATGFDKASSSCQVKHPTYAGQIVIAMVSFIFGFVLPALTMLVTQLFAARALYLQSKHFTGTCERGNHSTASSLRHLVAMNRVLRMLLILVIICIVCWGPNATSYFLWKLHVIDPSFLYGPVDRVLVMLAMVNSCTNPIVYLVWNAQFRAAVVKFFTGTKISNSALFGFQDESTR; encoded by the coding sequence ATGGCCACACTGGATGCTTTCGGCATTTTCGTAATCCTGTTAGCAACGCCTTGCGGACTGTTTGCTCAGAACTCGACATTTGAAATTGAGACAGCTATGACACCGGAAGTTGATGATGCTGCTCAAAATTCAACAGACACATTACAAGAAACACTAGGGACCACCCTTCTACAACGGACAACGTTTGTTGCAGACTTTCAAACAGAAATATTGTCGATGGGGGCTGATAGTGCACATTCGTCCTACACGCCCGGAGAGGGTCAGGTCGACACGACACGTTACGATAATATTAAAGCACAGCgcagcagagaaaccaatacgaCACCTTATATCCTCGCTGATTGGGTGTGGCAGCCGATCACGTGGTCATTGCGGCTGGGAATCCAGGCTTCCCTGTCAGTACTCGGCATCAGTGGGAACGCACTTGTCATGGCGGTTCTGTTACGTCGCGGTGTGGAAAGAAGCTCCGCTGACACTCTCGTCGGGAATCTTGCCGCAGCGGACTTTTTCACGTCCGTCTTTATTTTCCCAGTCCCGGTCGCCATTCTTGTCCCGAAAACAGCCACTGCGGAAATGTACTGTCGCTTTGTTTTTACCTCATTCTTCCTTTGGGTAAGCATCATGAGTTCAATTTTCACGCTAACTGCCGCGTCGATGGAGAGATATGCCGCAGTAGTCCACCCCATCCAATGGAACCGCTATAAAAGACGCCATCACGTGATTCTTAGCCTCGTTCTCATCTGGTTTGCTGCGGCGATCGTTCCTATCGACCTCCTACTCGCAACCGGCTTCGACAAGGCGTCGAGTTCTTGCCAGGTAAAGCATCCAACCTATGCTGGACAGATCGTCATTGCAATGGTTTCTTTCATCTTCGGCTTCGTCCTTCCGGCCTTGACCATGTTAGTTACACAGCTCTTTGCTGCTCGCGCTCTCTACTTGCAGTCCAAGCATTTTACGGGGACCTGCGAACGTGGCAACCACTCTACTGCATCATCACTCAGACATCTTGTGGCCATGAATCGAGTCTTGCGAATGCTCCTGATACTAGTCATTATCTGCATTGTGTGCTGGGGTCCGAACGCCACTTCTTACTTTTTGTGGAAGTTGCACGTCATTGATCCCAGCTTCCTTTACGGACCAGTTGACCGTGTGCTTGTGATGCTGGCCATGGTTAACTCTTGCACCAATCCCATCGTGTATTTGGTCTGGAACGCGCAATTCCGCGCAGCTGTTGTCAAATTCTTCACCGGCACCAAGATAAGCAATAGCGCCCTCTTCGGATTTCAGGACGAATCAACCCGATAA